Below is a window of Humulus lupulus chromosome 2, drHumLupu1.1, whole genome shotgun sequence DNA.
GTTCAAATATCAGATCATGAAGCACCTGTCTACCAAAACCATACAGCTTACATATTCTCTAGGTCTATGATGTTATCATCTCAAAACTATTAAAAAAGAAACCTATTTGAGAGATATACTGTTTCCTCCAAATCAGAGAAAGTAATCTCAGCCCAATAGTTAAGACATTGTGAAGCGAGTGTCATTTTGAGTAAGCAATTAAGGGAAAAGACTCGATAGTACACAATGTGGAGCATCAAAGCTATGCGTACCTTCAATAGGTCACCAATTTCAGGATCATGATTAATAGTAGCACCAACATCTGTGATAAATTTCACAATTCTTTTTGCTTGAACATATGTTGCAAATGCTTTTCCTCCAAAAATACATACTCGAGGAAcaaatttttctttcctttctgaAGCCGTCATTTCTTTCATCTGTTTGTAGCGATAAACAATTCCCAAGATATTTAAAAGCTGTCTCTTGTATTCATGAATGCGCTTCACCTGAATGTAGTTGGTCCAATTAAGTCAgtcataaagaaaaataaataaatagtaacAGTACCAAAAAGTTAGGATAATTTGTGTCATAAAGAAAAGATGGCATCACATTGCCAGATCTAATGCCTGTATCTACAAGCTTCTTCAAATCTTCAAATTTGCAAAACATTGACCCGTTCAAGTTACACCATCAAGCACATAGAATATAAATAATTGGAGTTAAAACAATGGCGGGGATCATCATCCATAATGCCTTCAAAAgtatcaaaacccaaaaattttgATACTAAAAAAAATCACTCTTTTTTCATTACCTTTATAGGTATTTCATTCTTCATTGTGGTGATAAAACAACATTCACTCTCCAACACTTATCCAATTCCAACAAAATTAAAGTACCTGAACGTCAAACAAAGCATCAGGGCTGACAGAATATCCTGTTTTCTCCTTGATCAGTGACACAACTTTCAACTTATTGCTCCTTTTTGCTGCCCTCCACTGGGTGTGAAGATCCTCATTATCTGTGAACTATTAACAACAAACCTCTAGTAAGTGTACAACACAGATTACAATAACCTTTATATTTAAGTGAACACAAAATAATTAAACTCGAACTCAGACAATCATACAGAAAGAGACTCCATTGTTGCTATTACCTTACGTAAATCTGCCAATTTTTCAGTATCTAGGACCCATTCTTCTGTGCCAATCCATTTAGTTATTATTTCACTCAAATCTGGATTGCAAAACCGCATCCATCTTCTTGGGGTCACCCCATTTGTTTTATTCTGAAACTTCTCAGGCCACAACTGCCAAAGTAGTAAAAGAGCTATAATAAGGGGAAAAAAATTCACAACTTTGTAAAAGCCCTAAGGTCTTCACTTGGGACTAGATAATTAAATTGCATTACATTCTGATTTCTGTCTAGATAAACAGAGAATAGATATGTGACATAATTACCTGATAAAATGAATTGAAAACTTCTTCCTTTACTATTTCACTATGTATCTCAGCGACACCATTTACTGCATGACCCCCCACAACACAGAGATTAGCCATACGGACCAGTTTTGGCGGTTCTGGTACCGGCTCTGGTAAGACCTGCTCTTTCTCATCAGGGCTTTCCTCTCCAATTTTGTCTTCTTCAAGTTTGTCTTCTTCATCAAGTTTGTCTTCTTCATTAACAGATTCAACTTTTTCAACATCTTCAACAGGTTCAATTTCTTTGGGTTTAACAAGTATATCCGCATAGGCCTCAGGAAAATCCACATTTTCTAATATTCTCATTTCCTTCAATTTCTTCTCTAACAAATCATAATCTGCTGTCCCATACTCCGAAATTATGGTGCCAATAACCTGAAAATTGATACAATAGGAGTTAGAGCAATAATTAGCAAACAACAAGGTTTTGATATAAAAATTCCAATATTACCTCCTCATCTATCATTTGTATGATCTCAATATGTCGAGGCAGAAGCTTTTGCATAAGTTCAAAGCTCCATTTCTCCAATGCCTCTGGAAGAACAGTATGATTTGTGTATGCCACAGTTCTGGTATGGTGGAGGTTAGTGAACTTGAGGAAATATCAGGAAAAGttttttaattcataattaatattaaaataatgtaGGGACAATGTGATGCATATTTCAACTCGGTGGAGACCAAAACATGGTTAGGTTGGATCAACTTGATTAAACATATAAGCTGAAATCCAGTAATCGAGTGTAATACGGTGGTGCTAAAGAATAGCAGAAAATGCAGAATTTGGGAGGGGGTGATAAATTAATTCACTTCATTCAATCTAATCtatgatagttttttttttttaaatgatggtATCTGAATAGTAACATTGAATTTTAGATGCTAGTCTCCGTCAATATATACACTCCTTACAATGAATGGTATGAAGCACATAAGAAATACCTTTGAGTAATATTCCAGGCATCCTTCCAGCTTAAACCTTTCAAATCAATCAGAATTCTCATCAGCTCAGGAATGCAGAGAGTTGGGTGAGTATCATTCATCTGAACTGCAACCTTCTCAGGGAATTCCTCCCAGTTTACAGATGCTCCAGATCTTCTCTCAAAGCGTGCAATAATATCTTGAAGAGAAGCTGAACATAATGTATATTGCTGTTTCAGACGAAGGACTTTTCCTTCAATTGATTCATCCCCAGGGTAGAGTACATAGCAAATCTGGTATACAAGGAAAATCATCTTTATATTTTCTACAAGTGGTAAAAGTAATAACAAAATGGAAGGAGCATTTAGAATAGGCATCGTTGGTAGTCAGACAACCAGAACTGAGAGACACTCACATACAAACAAGTTATAATTAGACATAACTTGTACCAGAACTTGTGACCAGGGTAGGCCCAACACCAGTTGGCCATTCTAGCACCTCCATCAAAGTGGAATCTGAGATTGAAATTATATACAACCTACTACAGAATGGCCCAAAACCATACTACAACCCCAATATTTTGATtttctcaataccataatgaaAGTTCTCAACATCAAGACTTTTATGATATGAATGGCCAAAAAGCATATGGAATGTTGTAAAAAGGTAATAAGGTCAAACTGAGCATACATACTTTTTCAGCATTTCCAAGGGCTTCATATGCTTTGGTATGCTCCCCAGAATTAAAGGAGTTCAAATCAAAATCTTCTGATGGAGCTTTGGTTGACCAAAGGCGGAGATTAATTGTGGTTTTAGTTTTGTATCCTGGTATTGGAACATCATGTGCAACAGCTTTTATGTCTTCTCCTCCAATCCAATGTCTTATACCATCTGATCCAGTAACTACCTTGCCGTAAAATTTTACAGGGTACGAGACATCATTTCTCACAATTTCCCATGGATTTCCCGACTGAAAGGAATTGACAAGGCCATTAACCTTTACAGACAATGAAGCAGATTAAATAAAAGATGTTGAACACAGAACACTACCTCAAGCCAGTCCTCAGCAACTTCTTCTTGGCCATCTTTTGTAATCAGCTGCTTAAATAAACCATATCTGTATCTAAGGCCATAACCCCATGCCGGGTAATTAAGAGTTGCTAACGAATCCAAAAAGCAAGATGCCAAACGTCCAAGACCCCCGTTTCCCAGTGCAGCATCTGGCTCCTAACATAAAAGAAAACAAGCATTTTAGTTGCAATAGCCCAGAGAAGTCATATACTGTATCAGATCATTGAACTGAAACAACAGCTAACCAGATGGTAAATTGGTTTCACGATAAATTAGAAAGTTTTATCAAATGAGATCATGTAGTAACCTTATTTTAGAACACCATGATTTCTATGAATTTGAAGTTAATAACATCATAGGTTTCCATAACTTGGCTTAAAAAACGGATTCAAACTTTATATGTGATTGAGGGGGAAAAAAGTGTATGCCAAACCCCATTTTCAGCATAATATGCACGTCTCATCCTCAAAGTATAGAAACTGTTTCCAAGGTTTACGACTTCTTGTGGTTGATTTTCCCACAAAACAGAAATGGAAGATGTTGATTTTTGAACTATAGACATGGCATAAGAACATTGACATGATGACTGTACTTAATGGCCAAATTGATAAAATAAAAGGACTCTTGGAGCCAAACCAAAGTGATAGACTTTGATATTGCCAAAGCTTGAGATTGCAGATTTATAAGAAGGGAAGGGCTATGCTACATTGCACTACCCAGCCATTGGCCTAGACATAAAAATCATAAGAAGAGGATGATCTAACCTGGGAAGCAATCTCTTCTAATTTGTGTCCAAGCTTATTCAAAGCCTCTGCATAAGCACCACGGAGCTCTAAATTACCAACTGCATTTAACAGAGCTCTACCctacaaacaaaaattaaaattttaaaaaaatatatggaaaACATTGATATACAGAAAGTAATTTGGTGATATAAAATAATTCTGCCAGAAGAATCATCGCAAAAATTATTATGACAAACCTGGAGAAACTCCATTGACAAATAATATGCCTGCTTCACATTTAACTTCTCATAATAGTCATACGTTGCATTCCACTTAATAATGAGAGAATCACGAACACTTTGGGCAGTGGCAAAGTAAGCCTTGGGAAGATCAAGTCGCTCAGGAGAAAATGATGGGGTGAACTCTGCATGGTATTTTATACTCGAAGCGACAGATGCAGCATCAGTTGTGAGTGAATTGAGTGTGGTTGAAACTTCTAAAGACACATAGAAAATGTCAGAATCTAGTACATCAAAtctaaaaacaaaaagaaaaagttGAACATGTACgaagaaaaaaaatctcaaacCAAGGTTTTTCTCCCTGATGTACACTTCCCGGAAGAGCCAAATCACAAGAATTATTCATATTTCCCATGTTTGATGTCAGCATAAAAAATGGAAATAAGCTAACTACGTACAATGATTATCAACCAGTAGCTATCTCCTTTCCTAATATCCTAAACGACTGGGATGCCTTCTAGAGTGTGATCAGAACCAAATGATAGAAATCATCCAAAAGCATGTTCAAGTCAATTAAATGTCAATTTAATCTGAACTAGCAGGTATATATAAAAACCAAAAAGCAATTGTACATCGCCTATCAAACACAGCAAAGATGACACAAAACCAGCCACTATTTTATCACAATTTGCCATTTTTAACTTTACTTAAACTCAATTAAACTTCATAAGTTCCTTCCTACCATCTCATAAACCTTATCACCCAAAGTTTAAGTCAAAAAACACAAAGAATAACAGAGAAAACAGATTTCATTattcaaaataccaaaaaaaagtAAGTACAAATTCAGAGCAAAAATGAGATAGAATACGATCAACACCTTCGTCGGCGATTGGATCCTTCAATTTCTGCGTCGGCTCACTGGAAACGCTCTTCACCGAGAATGACCGCCTCAATGGCTTTCGATTCAGTGACCTGATAAGAAATAACTTCGATTTGCTGCTTCTGCATGTAAAATCGATCAATCTGGAACGAGATTCGTAGTGAGGAAATGCCCTTGCTCTACTACAACTCGCTGAGAATTGCGATGTCGCCATTGGAGCTCTCTCTTTCAATCTCTCTCTATGAAATCTCACTCGGATCACGAACTCAGTAgtggagatagtgagacttcttATCCTCTATAAATATATTCACAGAGCTTCTCTCGTGCTACataaatccaattttttttataatttaaaaggGTCCGTATTGTTTGTCAAAAAATAAAGGGTCCGTATTGAAAACGACGCTGCTCACGATCCCCACTTGAATTTATTTTATGCCGCAGATGTTAGGATTTCCCGCGTTCAAGTCTTCCTGCAATTGTACCACGTGTTACGTTGAGTCAATGGTGTTCTTACGCGTGTTGTTGAAGTAATCAAACAGATTACGTGTCGCCTATTTATTGGGTAAACTTGTCTCAACAAAGAGTTTACTTGGCATTAACAACAGAGGATGTGTACCATAATTTAGATATTTCTTTTAAGTGTTAGTGAGTGTAGCTCAGGGCATCGTCCACTTGGCAGCACGTTATTGGTCTAAAACCAATGATATATGAATTATTGAACTTAAAAAATTCATGTAATATTCTAAACTTTTAAATCTATTAAATAACGAGATTCACTGCAAAGTAACTTTGTAATTAAGAAGCACAATTTTAAGCACTCAAGGGAAAAATAAAAGACTAAAGCATTGGACTACTCTATTTCCTTTTTCTTAgaagaaatataaataaataaacaaaaactcaagaatttCATTGTTAAGTAGCATGAATCAAGCTCATTCCAATAACCCTAATAAGTCAGAAGGTGGATCATTAcctcaaaacacaaacaaacaacaacaaaaatttatAAGATCAATATAACTTGTCATATGAGTCGAAGTCATAATCGCTaaaatctatagaaaatatcTATGATAATTGCCACTTGTTACTCATATTTTTTCAAAACCTCTCACTTGAGTTGTTCTCAAAAACATATGCATGTGTAAAGACATGTATCACTTTTGAGATGAATAGTTCGACCTAAATTGTGAGGCTAtctattgacgcggtttttcgtcaacaggtaattaagaaaataaagaggaagggattagtgcttatgttgaaccgaaatagatgaaagATCtgggaaatggaatggtgacacaaaatacgttttttaagtggttcaaaggttaaaatcattctactccaccagtcaatattattgttatatgcttggtattcttttacaggatattttttacataatagaatccaaccccttgtaactcccagggtctccatatttataggagagggcacctatgagttggtaagaaggtcatcccgtgacattcttatctatcatgtcaactctgcgacattcatgattaattcctaaaacctgacacataagtgtggtctaatcaataggtaaggggataatgggccgcacggcccaacccagtcgtgggtgtctgaatacgcacgttcatgctgcgtgtccgagaagtcagggatatatcagacacgtgatgtctgatatatgcacgtttaccttgcgtggttgactttataaagggtcacagcctccaactctagctcgtaccacgagctggatgcttccctcaacctgtggccttcagagtccaaactcagtctattcttggcaaacccttaggttaccctcgagctgaggaggtaggacctttctatggcagctccgatcttggggatgtccacatggtagacatgattaggccgaatctcatgattaggccgtgtctcagcttgctaatcagcccgtgggaaaaccagggcgtacactatCCATCCACATCACTCAAATACACAGTAGATGCTACTCAGGGCCTTGCCTTCTTGGGTGTCGAAGGCTTATTGCAAAAAAATTGCCCTAATAATTGGACTACAAATTCTGTAAGGAGACTAGTTATACGAAGCTCATCGTACTTGCTAAAGAAGCCACGACCATGCAGAAGAAGACAAAAAATGATGTAGGGACCACAACCTGACCCTAAAAGCATGTTTGCCCACCTACTACTGACAATGTAGTAGTTGTATAGAAAGAGTATCTGTCTCATTCGTAAACCTCACAATTTGAAATGTCATACTAACAAAATCAGACTCGCAAAGTGGGAGTGCGTCACTTGACACTATCTTCCACTTCCCAAGACGTGGTCGTACTCTGTACACCCAAAAACCCCTGATTAGCCCCAGATATGGTCACTCGAGGATGTGAGTAACACAACTTACTTTCTAACCAAGGGGAATTTAATGTATTTTGCTTACTTAACAcatttctccagctttccttcatGAAAATTATGCATTTAGCATatgattaaaaagaaaaaaaaacaatgtaaTTTTCTTTCATTAAAGGGCCTTAAGCATCCGCAACTGTCTATAAATAGGTCTTGGATATCTTCGTAAAGGGACAATACAATTTGAGCAAgccaaaactctaccaaattgtAAACCTAGAGAGAACTTGAGTTTCACAAGTTTTTAAGTTAATAACATTGACTGGTAGACTGAGCCTCATTAAtggttgaaccacgtaaaaatccatGTGGTTATTAGTCTTAAGCTTTACAAATCTCTCATGTTTATCGTTGATGAATTCTCGCATCAACACCGCTAATCTCATGTAGAAAGAAACAAAACTAGACAAAATAAAACACATTCAAAGATAGAAGTAATCTAGAACTATAAATGTGGTTGGGGTTTTTGGTATGGCATAAGTCTGGCACAAGTTTTGCAAACTCAAAAAATATGGGTTAAGCCAAGCACAACATGATGTTGCGAATCATGTCAGGCTTAGACATCAAGCACGAAAGCATGGCATGCCTTAAAGCACGACATGAAAACATGAAGGAATTAGCCTAAAGGCACGACATAGTAAAAAGCACGAATTAATCCGATAATTCTACATTACTAcacataattaatatttatttacgAATTATATTGAAACGAACATaataataaattctaacatagcTTTGAGTATTTACAACCGCATAATTTAAGTAGttgtaaaatataaaattaaaactatattactttgttttaagatttatgagctataattttttttttttttttttggaatagaTTGTATCACTATTCAGattgaaaaaaatacaaattgAATGAGAGATTCCTTctattcaaaaaaaaatattgtctAACCAAAGAACATGCTAAACAAATCCATAAGCTACAATATAAGATAACGACCAACATGTGATAAAAATACCCTTAGAAGATTAGACAATAAAACTCCACTTGAAAGATCGATAAAACTCCATAAAAGCATTAGCTTCCACTTAAAAGGTCATTAAaccacataataataataaaaaaaaaaaagggaacctTTAGTTAAAAATTGGTAtcaaataatgataataataatatcaattgCATAAATAATATTGAGAAATAAAATTCTTTTATTAgtctttattattttaaaagtaaataaattcAATTATAAAAGTAATTAAAATGTGTGTATTAAAGTAATGTTTAACCaagataattataaatattttaaatataaatgtgCATACATATTGTTGAAAAACATATAAAAACAAAtgaaactataatttaaaccaaAAAGTGTATTTAACTTAGCGATTAGTTCCTTGACTACTAAAAAAAAGGTTGGGGTTCAAATCCCCATTCTTACATtttataaaagtaaatattaataTGCCCCCAAATGTGAGCCTGAATAAATAAAATGGGTCGACCCAAATGGGTCAGCTTTCTCAAATGTAGGCTGACACGACCCATTTTTTTCCAAAGGCACAAAAATGAGGGTCATGTCGGGCCGATTCGACCCACATTTACAGCTTTTAATCCTTATAATAGTAACTGAGCCTCCAATCCATTAGTCAAGAGGAACCCGAACCAAGCTCAAAGAGAGAATAGCGACCCCTTGCCAAACCATGAAGTTAAGAAGACCTCATTGAATTTAACCTCATTCTCAACATTCATTTAA
It encodes the following:
- the LOC133817917 gene encoding alpha-1,4 glucan phosphorylase L isozyme, chloroplastic/amyloplastic isoform X1 gives rise to the protein MATSQFSASCSRARAFPHYESRSRLIDFTCRSSKSKLFLIRSLNRKPLRRSFSVKSVSSEPTQKLKDPIADEEVSTTLNSLTTDAASVASSIKYHAEFTPSFSPERLDLPKAYFATAQSVRDSLIIKWNATYDYYEKLNVKQAYYLSMEFLQGRALLNAVGNLELRGAYAEALNKLGHKLEEIASQEPDAALGNGGLGRLASCFLDSLATLNYPAWGYGLRYRYGLFKQLITKDGQEEVAEDWLESGNPWEIVRNDVSYPVKFYGKVVTGSDGIRHWIGGEDIKAVAHDVPIPGYKTKTTINLRLWSTKAPSEDFDLNSFNSGEHTKAYEALGNAEKICYVLYPGDESIEGKVLRLKQQYTLCSASLQDIIARFERRSGASVNWEEFPEKVAVQMNDTHPTLCIPELMRILIDLKGLSWKDAWNITQRTVAYTNHTVLPEALEKWSFELMQKLLPRHIEIIQMIDEEVIGTIISEYGTADYDLLEKKLKEMRILENVDFPEAYADILVKPKEIEPVEDVEKVESVNEEDKLDEEDKLEEDKIGEESPDEKEQVLPEPVPEPPKLVRMANLCVVGGHAVNGVAEIHSEIVKEEVFNSFYQLWPEKFQNKTNGVTPRRWMRFCNPDLSEIITKWIGTEEWVLDTEKLADLRKFTDNEDLHTQWRAAKRSNKLKVVSLIKEKTGYSVSPDALFDVQVKRIHEYKRQLLNILGIVYRYKQMKEMTASERKEKFVPRVCIFGGKAFATYVQAKRIVKFITDVGATINHDPEIGDLLKVIFVPDYNVSVAELLIPASELSQHISTAGMEASGTSNMKFSMNGCILIGTLDGANVEIREEVGEDNFFLFGAKAHEIADLRKERAEGKFVPDPRFEEVKEFVRSGVFGPYNYDEMIGSLEGNEGYGRADYFLVGKDFPSYLECQEKVDEAYRDQKKWTRMSILNTAGSYKFSSDRTIHEYAKDIWNIQPVELP
- the LOC133817917 gene encoding alpha-1,4 glucan phosphorylase L isozyme, chloroplastic/amyloplastic isoform X2, whose product is MATSQFSASCSRARAFPHYESRSRLIDFTCRSSKSKLFLIRSLNRKPLRRSFSVKSVSSEPTQKLKDPIADEVSTTLNSLTTDAASVASSIKYHAEFTPSFSPERLDLPKAYFATAQSVRDSLIIKWNATYDYYEKLNVKQAYYLSMEFLQGRALLNAVGNLELRGAYAEALNKLGHKLEEIASQEPDAALGNGGLGRLASCFLDSLATLNYPAWGYGLRYRYGLFKQLITKDGQEEVAEDWLESGNPWEIVRNDVSYPVKFYGKVVTGSDGIRHWIGGEDIKAVAHDVPIPGYKTKTTINLRLWSTKAPSEDFDLNSFNSGEHTKAYEALGNAEKICYVLYPGDESIEGKVLRLKQQYTLCSASLQDIIARFERRSGASVNWEEFPEKVAVQMNDTHPTLCIPELMRILIDLKGLSWKDAWNITQRTVAYTNHTVLPEALEKWSFELMQKLLPRHIEIIQMIDEEVIGTIISEYGTADYDLLEKKLKEMRILENVDFPEAYADILVKPKEIEPVEDVEKVESVNEEDKLDEEDKLEEDKIGEESPDEKEQVLPEPVPEPPKLVRMANLCVVGGHAVNGVAEIHSEIVKEEVFNSFYQLWPEKFQNKTNGVTPRRWMRFCNPDLSEIITKWIGTEEWVLDTEKLADLRKFTDNEDLHTQWRAAKRSNKLKVVSLIKEKTGYSVSPDALFDVQVKRIHEYKRQLLNILGIVYRYKQMKEMTASERKEKFVPRVCIFGGKAFATYVQAKRIVKFITDVGATINHDPEIGDLLKVIFVPDYNVSVAELLIPASELSQHISTAGMEASGTSNMKFSMNGCILIGTLDGANVEIREEVGEDNFFLFGAKAHEIADLRKERAEGKFVPDPRFEEVKEFVRSGVFGPYNYDEMIGSLEGNEGYGRADYFLVGKDFPSYLECQEKVDEAYRDQKKWTRMSILNTAGSYKFSSDRTIHEYAKDIWNIQPVELP